The segment TGTAAAGTGGATAAATTACGTATTTGTCAGTTCTTTCCCTTGGATATTAAAAGAAACTCCCTGGATTCAAAAAGGTGCGGCTCAGCAAGAATGCAAAGCCGCATAAGGGATAAAATAAAATTTAGCGCTCTAGTACAACTCCCATAATCTCCGCCACTTTATAATGATTTTGTGTAGAAGTCGACCTTATTACCGTATGTCATCCCAGAATTTCTACACCGTATTTCTGTGCTGTCGCCGCAAATTTCTCCATATCAGTATCGATATCCGTTGGCAACTTGAATTCATCAGCTGCCACACCGGATTCAATAAAGAATTGTTCGACTCCAGCAGGTGTAAACATGAAGAGCACTTTTGCAGGTGAAGATCCTTCAACCTTGAATTTATGTTCCAGGTTGCGCGGTACATAAACAAAAGTTCCCGGTTTTCCCATAATCGTTTTTTCCCCGAAAGTGAAGGTTACTTCACCTTCCAAAACATAGCAAATGTCCTCTTCATTCTGTTTCTTATGCAGCGGCGTCTCATAACCTGGTGGCAGCAGGCCTTCAATCAAACTGAAAACGCCATTGGTGTCTTCGCTTGTTGCTTTTATTTCCATTAGCGTGCCATTAAACCAATAGGCTCTACCTTTCCCATGTGCAAATGAGAAAGCATTATTCAATTGTTGTTCCATTTTTCGTTACCTCCCAATATTTATGGCGCTAAATTGGGCAATCGGCAACTTCTACACGTCTTCATTAATGGAATTTAGAAAATGATATTGATTCGTTCATCTGTCATCCCAGAATTTCAATATCAAACTTCTGGGCAGCTGCCATCAGCTGATCCATATCGGGCACAATAGTCTCTGGCGGCAACTTGAAATTGTCAGCCGGCACACTCGCTTCTACAAAAAATTGTTCTCCTCCGGCAGGCGTTAACATAATGAGAATTTTCGCAGGCACAGATCCTTCTATCTTAACCTTGTGCTGGATATTTCGCGGCGCGTAAAGAAAAGTGCCTGGTTTTCCCACAATCGTTTTTTCCCCAACGGTGAATGTCGCTTCGCCTTCCACTACATAAAATATTTCATCTTCATTGCGGTGTAGATGCAGCGGCGTCTCATAGCCTGGTGGATGCAGTTCTTCAAATAAACTAAAAACGCCATTTGTGTCTTCGCCAGTTGCTTTCATTTCTATTAACGTGCCAAGAAACCAATACGCTTTTCCTTCCCCGTGCGCAAACGAAAAAGCATTATTCAATTGCTGTTCCATTTTCCTTACCTCCTAATTTTAATAACAAAAACGAAGTGGCAGGTAAGTAGTTCTGAAAATGTTGTTAATCTATTTTCCTGATTGGCAGATTAGGCATAGTTAAAGATATACTTGCTGATTTTAAGTTTTACCAGCCCTCTTTTCACTTGAATTTATGCCTATAGGTTATAAAATTTCGTCAAC is part of the Planococcus shenhongbingii genome and harbors:
- a CDS encoding cupin domain-containing protein codes for the protein MEQQLNNAFSFAHGKGRAYWFNGTLMEIKATSEDTNGVFSLIEGLLPPGYETPLHKKQNEEDICYVLEGEVTFTFGEKTIMGKPGTFVYVPRNLEHKFKVEGSSPAKVLFMFTPAGVEQFFIESGVAADEFKLPTDIDTDMEKFAATAQKYGVEILG
- a CDS encoding cupin domain-containing protein: MEQQLNNAFSFAHGEGKAYWFLGTLIEMKATGEDTNGVFSLFEELHPPGYETPLHLHRNEDEIFYVVEGEATFTVGEKTIVGKPGTFLYAPRNIQHKVKIEGSVPAKILIMLTPAGGEQFFVEASVPADNFKLPPETIVPDMDQLMAAAQKFDIEILG